A region of Argentina anserina chromosome 5, drPotAnse1.1, whole genome shotgun sequence DNA encodes the following proteins:
- the LOC126793132 gene encoding uncharacterized protein LOC126793132, protein MECNEEALKAKQFVELKVERFDFERTAAPTMPSAAPSMPSATPAVPAATPTVPAASHAKSRSTHTMPSASSKEHSAIPTQPCSTSHPQKGQKSTFWTICSCCKMYFEYLRTFLNHKLQCHNCRKLFIAHKIPAPKHASKSKPFDPQQQNFSQPTMPKNSCDAGRTHSAATDVRSSGISSLFFNSAGVPSVQATASTSSLAAGSANPAVGQLNREHEESFPSKEGHQAFNKPDPFIPTGAPNAGFSAVPNGVNSVKSRRKRHWWQEMQTKVRTGNGGVAMNNGFVLPKFSSGTGRFDADSNYRLNCRRELSHLELQNMLMKKGKKELVKKLDKFPSVPKTADADVKEKGKNEAAVPGVKAFITGTRVSVDAKDRARKMSAAANSRVDSDVEDGHTNSMSVPDPDFHDFDNDRAEKSFDSNQVWAVYDEDDGMPRYYAMVHSIISLNPFKIRISWLNSKTNHELAPLDWVACGFPKTSGNLQIGKHEVYKYLHSFSHKVKWTKGSRGAVRIYPGKGDVWALYRNWSPSWDEHTADEVIHKYDMVQVLEDYNEERGVSIVPLVKVANFKTVFRQHSDRSRIRTIPREEMFRFSHQVPYYLLTGDEGENAPKGCLELDPASTPLELLQVKTEAQAKLEETVWECNGGENGEVIIETGLVEDGEEKYSGDLMKEHNDPQATEMRVYSRKRPREGQAVEGAKRLQL, encoded by the coding sequence ATGGAATGCAACGAGGAGGCCTTGAAGGCCAAACAGTTCGTGGAGTTGAAGGTTGAAAGGTTCGACTTTGAAAGAACTGCTGCTCCTACCATGCCTTCTGCGGCTCCCTCCATGCCATCTGCTACTCCCGCCGTGCCAGCTGCGACTCCCACCGTGCCTGCTGCTTCTCATGCCAAATCTCGTTCTACTCATACCATGCCTTCTGCCTCGTCAAAGGAGCACAGCGCTATTCCTACCCAGCCTTGTTCAACTTCTCATCCTCAAAAAGGTCAGAAATCTACGTTCTGGACCATATGCAGTTGTTGCAAGATgtattttgagtatcttagaACGTTCCTCAACCACAAGCTCCAATGCCACAACTGCCGGAAGCTCTTTATAGCTCACAAGATACCAGCCCCCAAACATGCATCCAAGTCTAAGCCATTTGACCCTCAGCAACAGAACTTCAGTCAGCCTACCATGCCCAAAAATTCTTGTGATGCAGGAAGAACACATTCTGCAGCTACAGATGTGAGATCATCAGGAATTTCTAGCCTATTTTTCAACTCAGCAGGTGTTCCAAGTGTGCAAGCAACAGCATCCACTTCGAGTCTAGCTGCAGGTAGCGCAAATCCAGCTGTTGGGCAATTGAATAGGGAGCACGAAGAGTCATTTCCAAGTAAAGAGGGCCATCAGGCTTTTAACAAACCAGATCCTTTCATACCAACTGGGGCTCCTAATGCTGGTTTCAGTGCTGTGCCCAATGGAGTTAACTCAGTTAAGTCTAGAAGAAAAAGGCATTGGTGGCAAGAGATGCAAACAAAAGTCAGAACAGGAAATGGAGGAGTTGCTATGAACAATGGATTTGTACTTCCCAAGTTTAGTTCTGGTACAGGAAGATTTGATGCAGATTCAAACTACAGACTTAATTGTAGAAGGGAATTGTCACATTTGGAACTGCAAAATATGTTGATGAAGAAGGGTAAAAAGGAACTTGTCAAGAAGCTTGACAAGTTTCCTTCTGTACCAAAGACTGCAGACGCTGATGTAAAGGAGAAGGGAAAGAACGAAGCTGCTGTGCCTGGTGTTAAAGCCTTTATAACAGGGACTAGGGTATCTGTGGATGCCAAGGACAGGGCCAGAAAAATGTCTGCTGCTGCCAATTCTCGTGTTGACTCCGATGTAGAGGACGGTCATACAAATTCAATGAGTGTTCCAGACCCGGACTTTCATGATTTTGACAATGATCGCGCAGAAAAGTCATTTGATAGCAATCAGGTGTGGGCTGTGTATGACGAAGATGATGGCATGCCCCGTTATTATGCTATGGTTCACAGTATTATATCTTTGAATCCATTCAAAATTCGAATCAGTTGGCTGAATTCTAAAACCAATCATGAACTGGCGCCACTAGATTGGGTTGCTTGTGGTTTTCCTAAGACTAGTGGGAACCTCCAGATAGGGAAGCATGAAGTTTATAAGTATCTTCATTCCTTCTCCCACAAAGTTAAGTGGACAAAAGGCAGTAGAGGAGCCGTTCGTATATATCCTGGAAAGGGAGATGTCTGGGCTTTATACAGGAACTGGTCCCCAAGCTGGGATGAACATACCGCAGATGAAGTGATACACAAGTATGACATGGTGCAAGTGCTTGAAGATTATAATGAGGAGCGAGGTGTGAGCATTGTCCCACTTGTTAAAGTTGCTAATTTCAAGACTGTATTCCGCCAACATTCAGACAGAAGTAGAATCAGGACAATTCCAAGAGAAGAAATGTTTCGTTTCTCTCACCAGGTCCCTTATTACCTGCTCACTGGTGATGAAGGAGAGAACGCTCCCAAGGGTTGCTTGGAGCTTGATCCAGCATCTACTCCTTTGGAACTTCTTCAGGTAAAGACAGAAGCACAAGCCAAATTGGAGGAGACAGTGTGGGAATGTAATGGAGGAGAGAATGGCGAAGTAATTATAGAAACAGGTCTGGTTGAAGATGGTGAGGAAAAATATTCAGGAGACTTGATGAAGGAGCATAATGATCCCCAGGCAACAGAAATGCGGGTATATAGTCGGAAACGCCCGAGGGAAGGACAAGCAGTGGAGGGTGCTAAGCGGTTGCAGCTTTAG
- the LOC126793153 gene encoding nuclear transcription factor Y subunit C-1, translating to METNTNSTAQPAAAAYPPTQPPPPSSVAVPPFHHLLQQQQQQLQMFWNYQQSEIEQVNDFKNHQLPLARIKKIMKADEDVRMISAEAPVLFAKACELFILELTIRSWIHAEENKRRTLQKNDIAAAITRTDIFDFLVDIVPRDEIKDEAALGGVAMVGATASGVPYYYPPIGQPAGPPGGIMIGRPAMDPTGVYAQPPSQAWQSVWQTAAEDGSYASGGSSAQGNLDGQS from the exons ATGGAAACCAACACCAACTCCACCGCCCAGCCCGCCGCCGCGGCCTACCCTCCGACCCAGCCACCTCCGCCGTCCTCCGTCGCGGTGCCTCCCTTCCACCACCTCctccagcagcagcagcagcagctacAGATGTTCTGGAACTACCAGCAATCGGAGATCGAGCAGGTCAACGACTTCAAGAACCACCAGCTCCCCCTGGCCCGCATCAAGAAGATCATGAAGGCCGACGAGGACGTCAGGATGATCTCAGCCGAGGCCCCTGTCCTGTTCGCCAAGGCCTGCGAGCTCTTCATCCTCGAGCTCACCATCAGGTCATGGATCCACGCCGAGGAGAACAAACGACGCACTCTCCAGAAAAACGACATCGCCGCCGCCATCACCCGCACCGACATCTTCGATTTCCTCGTCGATATTGTCCCCAGGGATGAGATCAAGGACGAGGCTGCCCTCGGCGGCGTCGCCATGGTCGGGGCCACCGCCAGCGGTGTGCCGTACTATTACCCGCCGATTGGCCAGCCGGCTGGGCCGCCGGGAGGGATCATGATCGGGAGGCCGGCCATGGACCCCACCGGGGTTTATGCGCAGCCGCCGTCGCAGGCGTGGCAGTCGGTGTGGCAGACGGCGGCGGAGGACGGGTCGTATGCCAGTGGAGGGAGCAGTGCTCAGGGCAATCTTGATGGCCAGAG TTGA
- the LOC126793156 gene encoding protein transport protein Sec61 subunit gamma, translating to MDAIDSVVDPLREFAKDSARLVKRCHKPDRKEFSKVALRTAIGFVVMGFVGFFVKLIFIPINNIIVGSV from the exons ATGGACGCCATTGACTCAGTTGTGGATCCTCTCAGAGAGTTCGCTAAGGACAGCGCTCGCCTCGTCAAGAGGTGCCACAAGCCCGATCGCAAAG AATTCTCCAAGGTGGCGTTGCGTACAGCCATCGGGTTTGTTGTGATGGGATTCGTTGGCTTCTTCGTCAAGCTCATCTTCATTCCTATTAACAACATCATCGTCGGATCCGTTTAG
- the LOC126794254 gene encoding glucuronoxylan 4-O-methyltransferase 1: protein MPPEVPHYRSSVTPLVRFSPSVSPETQLNQLYRHKCWRGETNMNFSAKKLIPFLVLILSIISVLRLVRISITTTSYSLHPLPASPPLGDSCSNSSSSTKFQSKKSSSMSTTALQKKEYQLLSNLISQRSPCNLLIFGLEPEYLSLSSINAGGKTIILEDDGTKISTMTSDSNATRIYKVDYEVPAKEAYNLLKHARETPVCAPSSKQLQVSKCQLALKHLPQEVYELKWDVVVVDGPSGDKLEAPGRMAAIYTASMLARNGNTTDVLVHDVDRTIEKWFSWEFLCDENLVSSKGKLWNFRITDHINSSKFCLAEAVTIV from the coding sequence ATGCCCCCAGAAGTGCCTCATTATCGATCTTCTGTTACTCCTCTAGTACGATTCTCTCCTTCTGTCTCACCTGAAACTCAATTAAATCAACTGTATAGACACAAATGCTGGAGAGGAGAGACAAACATGAATTTTTCCGCAAAGAAACTCATCccttttcttgttttgatcCTTTCAATCATTTCTGTACTTAGACTTGTTAGAATATCAATAACTACTACTTCTTATTCTTTGCATCCACTGCCTGCTTCACCACCTCTTGGAGACTCATGTTCCAATTCATCTTCCAGCACTAAATTTCAATCAAAGAAAAGTAGCTCCATGAGCACCACAGCCCTGCAGAAAAAGGAATACCAACTTCTGTCAAATCTCATTTCCCAGAGATCCCCTTGTAACCTCCTGATTTTTGGGTTGGAGCCTGAGTATCTATCTCTCTCATCAATCAATGCAGGCGGCAAAACCATCATTCTGGAGGACGACGGTACCAAGATAAGCACTATGACATCAGATTCCAACGCCACCAGAATCTACAAGGTGGACTATGAAGTACCTGCAAAAGAGGCCTATAACCTGCTCAAGCATGCAAGGGAAACCCCAGTGTGTGCACCTAGCTCAAAACAGCTTCAAGTATCAAAATGTCAGCTTGCATTGAAACATCTGCCACAAGAAGTTTATGAGCTTAAGTGGGATGTTGTGGTAGTCGATGGACCAAGCGGGGATAAGCTAGAGGCACCAGGCAGGATGGCAGCCATCTATACTGCAAGTATGCTAGCAAGAAATGGCAATACTACTGATGTACTAGTGCATGATGTGGATCGAACAATTGAGAAGTGGTTTTCCTGGGAATTTCTGTGTGATGAGAACTTAGTTTCTTCAAAAGGGAAATTATGGAACTTTAGGATCACGGATCACATAAATTCTTCAAAATTTTGCCTTGCCGAAGCAGTTACAATAGTGTAA
- the LOC126793147 gene encoding LOW QUALITY PROTEIN: TITAN-like protein (The sequence of the model RefSeq protein was modified relative to this genomic sequence to represent the inferred CDS: inserted 1 base in 1 codon): protein MIVKLVLMIISVNAINHLASAEHLKNLKHFLWKYGGGLDCVDKFRILEADLTKWEKKCKSLKVEAVPGGAMLGPSNDIHNKLEYGIFDTFENNISSNLSNGVMPLLYHTNEDQVSHSGLSQVANVGGFEKIXTASSSLNSKGIIVSTQGSLNTNGRKGSPDGNFNNERMDKVYQHRRMTLGQSSSQGVDSLTQIISKGPKDASGIVHTGALPPWFAAEEESQFSIPLQRVSGTLLLSNEGGKSKKLYPKRVGTAWAERRKREMEMEQRGEIVKSDYDANWLPNFGGVWQSGTRKEARKEFELEKHNLVKVERQYEMPIKIQPYVSKRMRTGASE from the exons ATGATTGTGAAATTGGTGCTCATGATTATCAGTGTCAATGCAATTAATCACCTGGCGAGTGCTGAACATCTCAAGAATTTGAAGCACTTCTTGTGGAAATACGGTGGAGGATTGGATTGTGTTGATAAATTCAGGATATTGGAGGCTGATCTTACTAAG TGGGAGAAGAAGTGCAAGTCATTGAAGGTTGAAGCTGTACCTGGAGGAGCAATGCTAGGACCGTCAAATGATATCCATAATAAGCTTGAATATGGAATTTTTGATACTTTTGAAAATAATATTAGTTCGAATCTTTCGAATGGTGTTATGCCTTTACTATATCATACAAATGAGGATCAGGTATCCCATTCAGGACTCTCCCAAGTTGCAAATGTTGGCGGCTTTGAGAAGA TTACTGCCTCTTCGTccttaaattccaaaggtatAATAG TTAGTACCCAGGGTTCCCTTAATACTAATGGTAGAAAAGGCTCACCTGATGGCAATTTTAATAATGAAAGG ATGGACAAGGTGTATCAGCACAGAAGAATGACATTGGGACAGAGCAGTTCTCAAG GTGTTGATAGTCTCACTCAAATTATTTCAAAGGGTCCTAAAGATGCTAGTGGAATTGTGCATACTGGAGCACTTCCTCCTTGGTTTGCAGCAGAAGAAGAAAGTCAGTTTAGTATTCCACTACAACGAGTTTCTGGTACCCTTTTGCTGTCAAATGAGGGAGGGAAGTCCAAGAAATTGTACCCAAAACGAGTGGGAACAGCTTGGGCAGAAAGGAGAAAGAGGGAGATGGAGATGGAACAAAGAGGTGAGATTGTCAAGAGCGATTATGATGCTAATTGGCTCCCCAATTTTGGTGGAGTTTGGCAATCTGGTACCCGGAAAGAGGCTAGAAAAGAATTTGAGTTGGAGAAACATAATCTAGTTAAGGTTGAACGTCAATATGAGATGCCAATCAAGATACAGCCTTACGTCAGTAAAAGGATG CGTACGGGTGCAAGTGAATAG
- the LOC126793154 gene encoding protein indeterminate-domain 16, translating into MEHDDQKELQLLPGPPSSQWIAPRPSDPSPLRYRSAVEALEAPNNSLDLQLSISVRPLRSLGGATNNNVSEYEQTTTGLKPKASCVEALKWQAAEQIRMAAMEKAYAERVRELTRREMELAQSEFTRARHMWERAREEVEKAERMKEKAMRQMDATCMEITCQSCRQRFRP; encoded by the coding sequence atGGAACATGATGATCAAAAGGAGTTGCAGCTTCTTCCTGGTCCTCCCTCCTCACAGTGGATAGCTCCTCGGCCGTCCGATCCTTCTCCTCTACGATACCGATCGGCAGTTGAAGCCCTAGAAGCTCCAAATAACTCTCTCGACCTCCAACTGTCCATAAGTGTGAGACCTCTGAGGTCACTAGGAGGAGCAACCAACAACAATGTTTCCGAGTACGAACAAACGACGACGGGGTTGAAGCCGAAGGCGAGTTGTGTGGAGGCGCTGAAGTGGCAGGCGGCGGAGCAAATCCGAATGGCGGCAATGGAGAAGGCGTACGCGGAGAGAGTGAGGGAGCTGACGAGGAGGGAGATGGAGCTGGCACAGTCGGAGTTCACACGTGCGAGGCACATGTGGGAGAGGGCGAGGGAGGAAGTGGAGAAGGCGGAGAGGATGAAGGAGAAGGCAATGCGCCAGATGGACGCGACGTGCATGGAGATAACTTGCCAGTCTTGCAGGCAAAGGTTTAGGCCTTGA